A window of bacterium contains these coding sequences:
- a CDS encoding protein kinase yields MKAEALKCRYCGSDLTQTPGSAPREEQIVAAGADVDIAPGTVLAGKYKILRLVGQGGMGHVFEAREIDFDLGRTVAIKVLPRALMTNERLLRRFEEEVRISARMDHPNIVPIYLIGKHGACLFFVMKYIHGKTVKELLHETGPLPEPTLMDIARQIARAVAHIHREGTIHRDIKSNNIMIDSGGHAILMDFGIAKSNAQAMLTTSGEILGTAPYMSPEQWDGQIDHRSDIYSLGVVMFELATGSLPFQADRIPELMHAVLSDPVPRVRERRGDLSENMAGIIERCLQKRADDRFASMDEMRRALGDAPAPLTTPIRPPEPLADTVPLAATHPTISAGDLTARARQEADAGHLTNALRILDQALARTPADETAAELRARILEAKNDTEKAIVHAHERLAKGDHDEARAILDSALSRMPSKKAREMLDRIDEAQAREQAGRAAPPRPNTTAPGAPAPSRAPRARVLYIAAGAAAGLLLLAFVVFPLAAPYAASRTLEEAGDLSFRAGMLATRGVGSFAWYERAKRLRSNDGPLMGKQERVVLTLKDQARRAMNAGDYDRAYKIYGTLYRLRPNDWDVAVNYNRALERRNKSK; encoded by the coding sequence GTGAAGGCCGAGGCGCTCAAATGCCGCTATTGCGGCTCCGACCTGACGCAAACCCCCGGTTCGGCGCCGAGGGAGGAGCAGATTGTCGCGGCGGGCGCCGACGTCGATATCGCGCCGGGCACCGTGCTCGCCGGCAAATACAAGATCCTCCGCCTTGTCGGACAAGGCGGCATGGGGCACGTGTTCGAGGCACGAGAGATCGACTTTGACCTGGGGCGAACGGTCGCGATCAAGGTGCTGCCGCGCGCGCTGATGACCAACGAGCGCCTGCTGCGCCGCTTCGAGGAAGAGGTGCGCATCTCCGCGCGGATGGACCATCCGAACATCGTGCCGATCTACCTGATCGGCAAGCACGGCGCGTGCCTGTTTTTCGTCATGAAGTACATCCACGGCAAGACCGTCAAGGAGCTTTTGCACGAGACGGGGCCGCTCCCCGAACCGACGCTGATGGATATCGCCCGGCAGATCGCGCGCGCGGTCGCGCACATCCACCGGGAAGGGACGATCCACCGCGATATCAAGTCGAACAACATCATGATCGATAGTGGCGGCCACGCGATCCTGATGGATTTCGGCATCGCGAAATCGAATGCGCAGGCGATGCTGACGACCTCGGGCGAGATCCTCGGCACCGCGCCGTACATGAGCCCGGAACAATGGGATGGGCAGATCGACCACCGCTCGGACATCTACAGCCTGGGCGTCGTCATGTTCGAGTTGGCGACCGGCTCGCTGCCCTTTCAGGCCGACCGCATCCCTGAACTGATGCACGCCGTTCTCTCGGACCCGGTGCCTCGCGTTCGCGAAAGGCGCGGCGACCTGTCCGAAAACATGGCCGGCATCATCGAGCGTTGCCTGCAAAAACGCGCGGACGACCGCTTCGCGTCGATGGACGAGATGCGCCGCGCGCTCGGGGACGCGCCCGCGCCGTTGACGACGCCGATCCGCCCGCCGGAGCCGCTCGCGGACACGGTTCCGCTTGCCGCGACGCACCCGACGATTTCCGCGGGCGACCTGACCGCTCGCGCCAGGCAGGAGGCCGACGCGGGGCATCTGACAAACGCGCTTCGCATCCTGGATCAGGCGCTGGCGCGAACGCCCGCCGACGAGACCGCCGCCGAATTGCGCGCAAGGATCCTCGAGGCGAAAAATGACACCGAAAAGGCCATCGTGCACGCCCACGAACGGCTAGCCAAGGGCGATCACGACGAGGCGCGCGCCATTCTCGACAGCGCGCTATCGCGGATGCCGTCGAAGAAGGCGCGCGAGATGCTTGACCGAATCGACGAAGCGCAAGCGCGCGAACAGGCGGGACGTGCCGCTCCGCCGCGACCCAACACAACAGCGCCGGGCGCGCCCGCGCCGTCTCGCGCACCCCGCGCGCGCGTGTTGTATATCGCCGCCGGGGCCGCCGCGGGGCTCCTGCTTCTCGCGTTCGTCGTTTTTCCGCTGGCGGCGCCGTACGCGGCAAGCCGCACGTTGGAGGAAGCGGGCGATCTGTCGTTTCGCGCCGGCATGCTCGCCACGCGCGGCGTCGGCTCGTTCGCCTGGTACGAGCGCGCCAAGCGCCTGCGTTCGAACGATGGCCCGCTTATGGGCAAGCAGGAGCGCGTCGTGCTGACGTTGAAAGACCAGGCGCGCCGGGCCATGAACGCGGGCGACTACGACCGCGCGTACAAAATCTACGGCACGCTGTATCGCCTGCGGCCGAACGATTGGGACGTGGCCGTCAACTACAATCGCGCACTCGAGCGCCGCAACAAATCAAAATGA
- the coaBC gene encoding bifunctional phosphopantothenoylcysteine decarboxylase/phosphopantothenate--cysteine ligase CoaBC, with protein sequence MTDVLTGKTILLGVTGGIAAYKSAEIVRLLVRAGARVDVVMTRSAREFITPLTMQTLSQRPVLTDMFSLIEESEIGHIAVARRADIAVIAPATANVIAKMAAGLADDPLTTVLLATSAPILVCPAMNDRMWAHPATQANIQTLAARGVEFVDPRAGDLACRTEGIGRLAEPADIVAAIERRLAGGPLSGMAVVVTAGPTHEPIDAARMITNRSSGKMGYALAEAARDMGAAVTLVSGPTALADPPGVATVRVRTAAEMMTATREAFAAANALIMCAAVADVRPANPAAGKIAKAELGDAIALAPNDDIVATLAREKGDRLVVGFAAEAGKGAAGRARKKLADKGLDFIVVNDVGDAAIGFDSGQNEVMILGRDGDDRSIARAPKRDVARQILEHVFKTRLLGTPGGA encoded by the coding sequence CTGACCGACGTGCTTACCGGCAAGACCATCCTTCTCGGCGTCACCGGCGGAATCGCCGCTTACAAGTCCGCGGAGATTGTGCGCCTGCTGGTTCGCGCGGGCGCGCGAGTCGACGTCGTCATGACCCGATCCGCGCGCGAATTCATCACGCCGCTGACCATGCAAACCCTGTCGCAGCGCCCCGTGCTGACGGACATGTTCAGCCTCATCGAGGAATCCGAGATCGGCCACATCGCCGTCGCGCGCCGCGCGGACATCGCCGTCATCGCGCCCGCGACGGCGAACGTCATCGCGAAGATGGCCGCGGGTCTCGCCGACGATCCGCTGACAACCGTGCTGCTGGCGACGAGCGCGCCCATCCTCGTCTGTCCCGCGATGAACGACCGGATGTGGGCGCACCCCGCGACGCAGGCCAACATCCAGACGCTCGCGGCGCGCGGCGTGGAATTCGTCGATCCGCGTGCGGGCGATCTGGCCTGCCGCACCGAGGGCATCGGGCGGCTCGCCGAGCCCGCGGACATCGTCGCCGCGATCGAGCGTCGCCTTGCCGGCGGGCCGCTTTCGGGGATGGCCGTCGTGGTGACCGCCGGGCCGACGCACGAGCCCATCGACGCGGCGCGCATGATTACGAATCGATCGAGCGGCAAGATGGGCTACGCGCTTGCCGAGGCCGCGCGCGATATGGGCGCCGCCGTTACGCTTGTCTCCGGGCCGACCGCGCTTGCCGATCCGCCCGGTGTCGCCACGGTGCGCGTGCGTACCGCCGCCGAAATGATGACCGCGACGCGCGAGGCTTTCGCCGCCGCGAATGCGCTCATCATGTGCGCGGCGGTCGCGGATGTGCGCCCGGCGAATCCCGCCGCCGGCAAGATCGCCAAGGCGGAACTGGGCGACGCGATCGCGCTTGCGCCGAACGACGACATCGTCGCCACGCTCGCGCGCGAAAAGGGCGATCGCCTCGTGGTCGGGTTCGCGGCGGAAGCGGGCAAGGGCGCGGCCGGGCGCGCGCGCAAGAAACTCGCCGACAAGGGGCTCGATTTCATCGTCGTCAACGATGTCGGCGACGCGGCGATCGGATTCGATTCCGGGCAAAATGAGGTGATGATCCTCGGCCGTGACGGCGATGACCGATCGATCGCGCGCGCGCCAAAGCGCGACGTCGCGCGGCAAATTCTTGAACACGTATTCAAAACGCGTCTTTTGGGAACGCCGGGCGGCGCATGA
- a CDS encoding uracil-DNA glycosylase: MACSEEAIEIAHGRRPPPGEDIDAESNEAKAAPAVNMPRAREEIVIGATQAERAAGDGSFAEIAKEYGTDMSGLSPDDTGRALGAARTLDDVRAVLGECVRCKLAPTRKNIVFGVGNPNADLMFVGEGPGADEDEQGEPFVGRAGQLLTKMIEAMGVTRKDVYIANVVKCRPPKNREPEPDEIAACSPFLRAQIRAIRPKVICTLGNPATRLLLDTMQGISKMRGRFHDLDGIPVMPTFHPSYLLRSPQYKGQAWEDLQIIMDHLGWKRPEKKAQP; this comes from the coding sequence ATGGCGTGTTCCGAAGAAGCGATCGAGATCGCGCACGGCCGCCGTCCGCCTCCGGGCGAGGACATCGATGCCGAATCCAACGAGGCCAAGGCGGCGCCGGCCGTGAACATGCCGCGGGCGCGGGAGGAAATCGTCATCGGGGCGACGCAAGCCGAACGCGCGGCGGGCGACGGTAGTTTCGCGGAAATCGCGAAGGAGTACGGAACCGACATGAGCGGCCTTTCGCCGGATGACACAGGCCGGGCGCTTGGCGCGGCGCGCACGCTCGACGACGTGCGCGCAGTGCTCGGCGAATGCGTGCGTTGCAAATTGGCGCCGACGCGCAAGAACATCGTGTTCGGCGTCGGCAACCCGAACGCGGATTTGATGTTCGTCGGCGAGGGCCCGGGCGCGGACGAGGACGAACAGGGCGAGCCCTTCGTCGGCCGCGCGGGGCAGCTTCTGACAAAGATGATTGAAGCGATGGGCGTGACGCGAAAGGACGTTTACATCGCGAATGTCGTCAAATGCCGCCCGCCGAAAAATCGCGAGCCCGAGCCGGACGAGATCGCGGCCTGCTCGCCGTTTCTGCGCGCGCAGATTCGCGCGATCCGGCCCAAGGTCATCTGTACGCTCGGCAATCCCGCGACGCGGCTTTTGCTCGACACGATGCAGGGCATCTCGAAGATGCGCGGCCGGTTTCATGACCTCGACGGCATTCCCGTGATGCCGACCTTTCATCCCTCGTATCTGCTGCGCAGTCCGCAGTACAAGGGGCAGGCATGGGAAGACCTTCAGATCATCATGGATCATCTCGGCTGGAAGCGGCCCGAAAAAAAGGCTCAACCATGA
- a CDS encoding nodulation protein NfeD: protein MKRATRRGRVSRALAPLAFATAFVLAAALTGAMLSPAAAQPSENAEAPVAAGERSVLVVSIENMTINPGSSDYLRAAIIEAEARRSEALVIELDTPGGLVDSTRDIVKEFLASPVPVIVYVTPPGARAGSAGVMITLASHIAAMAPGTNIGAAHPVAGGGQEIGEEMNKKITNDTVAWVEGIAEQRGRNREWAVKAVRDSVSVTATDALEKKVIDFVATNLDDVLAKADGRTVTLGGGIEKTLATKGALVMRRPPGLKHRLIMRLADPNLAYIFMMIGFLGIYAEFSHPGLIFPGVIGAVCFLLFLMSTQILPINVVGVILIVVGLALFIAEVQVTSYGLLTLGGAISLALGSLFLFDVPEKVVDPDYSFSVSPAIVLPVTVGFALAVGLITWMVVRVHRRRPQTGAESIVGTTGVVTTAIDPLAGGQVKLAGEFWHAKSAVPVEAGAIVRVVAVKGAHIEVTPA, encoded by the coding sequence ATGAAACGGGCGACGCGCCGGGGCCGCGTGTCGCGCGCGCTTGCGCCGCTCGCGTTCGCGACGGCGTTCGTTCTTGCGGCCGCACTTACCGGTGCGATGCTTTCGCCCGCGGCGGCGCAACCTTCCGAAAACGCCGAAGCTCCCGTTGCCGCGGGCGAGCGCAGCGTTCTTGTGGTTTCGATCGAGAACATGACGATCAACCCGGGCAGCTCGGATTATCTGCGCGCCGCGATCATCGAGGCCGAAGCCAGGCGCAGCGAGGCGCTTGTCATCGAACTCGACACGCCGGGCGGACTTGTCGATTCGACGCGCGACATCGTCAAGGAATTCCTCGCCTCGCCCGTGCCGGTCATCGTTTATGTCACGCCGCCGGGGGCTCGCGCGGGCAGCGCGGGTGTGATGATCACGCTTGCCTCGCATATCGCCGCAATGGCGCCGGGGACGAATATCGGCGCCGCGCATCCGGTCGCCGGCGGCGGCCAGGAAATCGGCGAGGAGATGAACAAGAAGATCACAAATGACACGGTCGCGTGGGTCGAGGGCATCGCCGAGCAACGCGGACGGAATCGCGAATGGGCGGTCAAGGCCGTGCGCGACAGCGTGTCCGTGACCGCCACCGACGCGCTCGAAAAGAAGGTCATCGACTTTGTCGCCACGAATCTCGACGACGTTCTGGCAAAGGCCGACGGCCGCACGGTGACGCTCGGCGGCGGTATCGAAAAGACGCTCGCGACAAAAGGCGCACTCGTTATGCGGCGCCCGCCCGGGCTCAAACATCGGCTCATCATGCGCCTTGCGGATCCAAACCTGGCCTACATCTTCATGATGATCGGATTCCTGGGGATCTACGCCGAATTTTCACACCCGGGGCTGATTTTTCCGGGCGTGATCGGCGCGGTGTGTTTCCTGCTTTTCCTCATGAGCACGCAGATCTTGCCGATCAACGTCGTCGGCGTCATCCTCATTGTCGTCGGGCTTGCGCTTTTCATCGCAGAGGTGCAGGTCACGAGTTACGGATTGCTGACGCTCGGCGGCGCGATTTCGCTGGCCCTGGGTTCGCTTTTCCTGTTTGATGTCCCGGAGAAAGTCGTGGATCCCGATTATTCGTTTTCCGTATCGCCGGCCATTGTCCTTCCGGTCACCGTCGGGTTTGCGCTGGCGGTCGGGCTCATCACGTGGATGGTCGTGCGCGTGCATCGGCGGCGTCCGCAAACGGGCGCGGAGTCGATCGTCGGGACGACGGGTGTCGTGACGACGGCGATCGACCCGTTGGCGGGCGGACAGGTGAAGCTTGCCGGCGAATTCTGGCACGCGAAAAGCGCCGTCCCCGTCGAGGCCGGCGCCATCGTTCGCGTGGTCGCGGTGAAGGGCGCTCATATCGAAGTTACGCCGGCGTAA
- a CDS encoding MBL fold metallo-hydrolase, translating to MILKSLPTGPLGVNCYIVGDESTGDAAVFDPGGDAEDILALLAVNGLTCRLIVNTHTHWDHIGGNADMKAATGAPFVVHEKEVPGLASYASQAAAGGIAPPPMPDKLLKEGDTIAIGGLTGRCVELRGHSPCALGIIFDKQKVAIVGDILFAGSIGRTDLDGGNVEHLLEDVRTKLFVLPDDTVVLPGHGPATTIGREKRFNPFF from the coding sequence ATGATTTTGAAGAGCCTTCCAACCGGTCCTCTGGGCGTGAACTGCTATATCGTCGGCGATGAATCGACCGGCGACGCGGCCGTCTTTGACCCGGGCGGCGACGCCGAGGATATTCTCGCGCTGCTGGCGGTAAACGGCCTGACCTGCCGCCTCATCGTCAATACGCACACGCACTGGGACCACATCGGCGGCAATGCGGACATGAAGGCCGCGACCGGCGCGCCCTTCGTCGTGCACGAAAAAGAGGTGCCGGGCCTGGCCAGCTACGCCTCCCAGGCGGCGGCGGGCGGCATCGCGCCGCCCCCCATGCCCGACAAACTGCTGAAGGAGGGCGATACCATCGCGATCGGCGGGCTGACCGGGCGGTGCGTGGAGCTTCGCGGGCACAGCCCGTGCGCGCTTGGCATCATCTTCGACAAGCAGAAGGTCGCCATCGTCGGCGACATCCTTTTCGCGGGCTCCATCGGGCGCACCGACCTTGACGGAGGCAACGTGGAACACCTTCTCGAGGATGTGCGCACCAAGCTGTTCGTCCTTCCGGACGATACCGTCGTGCTGCCCGGACACGGCCCCGCCACCACCATCGGGCGCGAAAAACGGTTCAACCCGTTTTTCTGA